Proteins encoded within one genomic window of Armatimonadota bacterium:
- a CDS encoding acyclic terpene utilization AtuA family protein — MESMTLLSPTGHLGFTPIEEASFYTGVARRPDALIADSGSCDIGPFPLGADSQHSPLEWQRHDLEIMLVEARRLGVPMIIGSAADTGTNRGVDLFVHLIQEIADRHGLPPFRLAAIYAEISRDELLARLRRTRVTGLGGRADLTPQDVERTDRIVAMMGVEPVMRALDEGAEVVICGRSCDDAIYAALPLRAGFPRALAFYLGKVLECASLCAEPFMAKETVVGTITAEAVEFEPMHPQQRCTPASVASHSLYERVDAFFHAIPGGTLDLRGCIYEAVDDRRTRVRGARWIPEPIYAVKLEGAGKVGERAIGVAAIRDPMAIECLETVLTWARQKVAERHGPPSEQTYQVFFHVYGRDGVMGDWEPRRDAIPHEVGIVIEALAPTLDQAVEVATLAQRNIFFARFPGARGTGGVAALPFDEILPARPGYRWTINHLLPLDDPLELFPIRHVQVGGAAPVGSGR, encoded by the coding sequence ATGGAAAGTATGACCCTGCTGTCGCCTACCGGTCACCTGGGGTTCACCCCCATCGAGGAGGCCAGCTTCTACACTGGCGTGGCTCGTCGGCCGGACGCCTTGATTGCCGACTCCGGGAGCTGCGACATCGGCCCATTCCCCCTGGGCGCGGACAGCCAGCACAGCCCCCTGGAGTGGCAGCGGCATGATCTGGAGATCATGCTCGTGGAGGCTCGCCGCCTGGGTGTGCCCATGATCATCGGATCGGCGGCGGACACCGGCACCAACCGTGGCGTCGATCTGTTCGTCCACCTCATCCAGGAGATCGCCGACCGCCACGGCCTTCCCCCCTTCCGCCTGGCGGCGATCTACGCCGAGATCTCGCGCGACGAGCTGCTGGCGCGGCTGAGGCGAACCCGGGTGACAGGGTTGGGGGGTCGCGCCGACCTGACGCCTCAGGACGTGGAACGGACCGATCGCATCGTGGCCATGATGGGCGTGGAGCCCGTAATGCGGGCGCTGGATGAAGGAGCGGAGGTTGTCATCTGCGGCCGCTCCTGCGATGACGCCATCTACGCGGCTCTCCCCCTACGTGCCGGCTTCCCCAGAGCCCTGGCCTTCTACCTGGGAAAGGTGCTGGAGTGCGCGTCGCTGTGTGCCGAGCCCTTCATGGCCAAGGAGACCGTAGTCGGTACCATCACGGCGGAGGCCGTGGAATTTGAGCCGATGCACCCGCAGCAACGCTGCACGCCGGCATCTGTCGCCAGCCACAGCCTCTACGAACGCGTGGATGCATTCTTCCACGCCATCCCCGGTGGGACACTCGACCTGCGGGGATGCATCTACGAAGCCGTGGACGACCGCCGCACACGCGTCCGCGGAGCCCGCTGGATTCCCGAGCCAATCTACGCCGTGAAGCTGGAAGGGGCGGGCAAAGTGGGCGAGCGGGCCATCGGGGTCGCCGCCATCCGCGACCCCATGGCTATCGAGTGCCTAGAGACCGTCCTGACCTGGGCGCGGCAGAAAGTCGCCGAGCGTCATGGACCTCCCTCGGAGCAGACGTACCAGGTGTTCTTCCACGTTTACGGCAGAGACGGAGTCATGGGGGACTGGGAACCCCGGCGCGACGCCATCCCGCACGAGGTCGGTATAGTCATCGAAGCGCTGGCCCCAACCCTCGATCAGGCTGTGGAGGTCGCTACCTTGGCGCAGCGCAACATCTTCTTCGCCCGCTTCCCCGGCGCGCGGGGTACGGGAGGGGTGGCCGCGCTCCCGTTTGATGAGATCCTTCCCGCCCGTCCGGGTTACAGGTGGACGATTAACCACCTCCTTCCCCTGGATGACCCCCTGGAGCTGTTTCCCATTCGCCATGTGCAGGTGGGCGGTGCCGCCCCTGTGGGGAGCGGACGATGA
- a CDS encoding DUF4387 domain-containing protein, whose product MTRLVDLATTIRSKNAGVDNVTFDIIFADERAYRRAVASGVLTRESVARLYGVPVEDVTHFHYVDAARAIKFTLRRRSASGSPGESDVFGSQQYPPLFDVEIPDDTALQPADALGAELRQRLVTALGDPKRHQLAHIAVLDVAMAVREALERRGAPEAEIARVTEEISAFLTGEAERLTADAPLSGEVVPLLWDILASKSREPAFSRIFGPPPEQPGAGTEREG is encoded by the coding sequence ATGACCAGACTAGTGGATCTGGCCACAACAATACGCAGCAAGAACGCCGGGGTGGACAACGTGACCTTCGACATCATCTTCGCGGATGAGCGGGCATACCGCCGGGCCGTCGCCAGCGGGGTCCTCACCCGGGAGAGCGTGGCCCGCCTGTACGGCGTGCCCGTCGAGGACGTCACCCACTTTCACTACGTGGACGCCGCGCGGGCGATCAAGTTCACCCTGCGCCGGCGGAGTGCCAGTGGCTCCCCGGGAGAAAGCGATGTCTTCGGTTCGCAGCAGTACCCTCCGCTGTTCGACGTCGAAATCCCGGACGATACGGCCCTGCAGCCGGCGGATGCCCTGGGCGCAGAACTCCGCCAGCGCCTGGTGACGGCGCTAGGCGATCCCAAGCGCCATCAGCTGGCCCACATCGCTGTGCTGGATGTGGCCATGGCCGTGCGTGAGGCGCTGGAGCGGCGGGGCGCCCCCGAAGCGGAGATCGCCCGGGTGACCGAGGAGATCTCTGCCTTCCTGACCGGAGAGGCCGAGCGCCTGACGGCGGATGCGCCCCTCTCCGGTGAGGTGGTTCCTCTCCTGTGGGACATTCTGGCGTCGAAAAGCCGAGAGCCGGCGTTCTCCCGCATCTTCGGACCGCCCCCGGAGCAGCCAGGCGCAGGTACGGAGCGGGAGGGGTGA
- a CDS encoding GYD domain-containing protein — MPVYVQFVTWTEKGAVAARDTVARTQQAREAAERFGARLREVIWTMGRFDVVAIIEAPNDETASRFALWVGTQGAARTETVRGYTEEEIRRIVEGL, encoded by the coding sequence ATGCCGGTATACGTGCAGTTCGTCACCTGGACGGAGAAAGGCGCGGTCGCGGCCAGGGACACCGTGGCGCGCACCCAGCAGGCCCGAGAGGCGGCGGAGCGGTTCGGCGCACGCCTGCGCGAGGTCATCTGGACCATGGGGCGCTTCGATGTGGTGGCCATCATTGAGGCGCCTAACGACGAGACGGCCAGCCGCTTCGCCCTGTGGGTGGGGACGCAGGGCGCGGCCCGCACGGAGACCGTGCGTGGCTACACGGAAGAGGAGATCCGCAGGATCGTCGAGGGACTCTAG
- a CDS encoding magnesium-dependent phosphatase-1, with translation MAVKLVIFDLDRTLWDHANVSALVLPVHRVDEETVEDAAGTRVRLHPGARQVLEELHRRGVVLSIASWNQPEPVFAVLEALGLREYFLLPRVEPHPYKERTIPELLSDLSARGLALHPREVLYVDDRALHLRRVRAALPEIHTLQPGVEITALAEVLAFVDREAGA, from the coding sequence GTGGCCGTTAAGCTGGTCATATTCGATCTGGACCGTACCCTCTGGGATCACGCCAACGTTTCGGCGCTGGTCCTGCCGGTGCACCGCGTGGACGAGGAGACCGTGGAGGATGCCGCAGGGACCCGGGTGCGCCTGCACCCCGGAGCCCGTCAGGTGCTGGAGGAGCTGCACCGCCGGGGAGTCGTCCTCTCCATCGCCTCCTGGAACCAGCCCGAGCCGGTCTTCGCGGTGCTGGAGGCGCTGGGACTGCGGGAGTACTTCCTCCTGCCCCGGGTGGAGCCGCACCCCTACAAGGAACGGACCATCCCGGAGCTGCTGTCCGACCTGTCGGCCCGCGGCCTGGCGCTGCACCCCCGGGAGGTCCTCTATGTCGACGACCGCGCGCTGCACCTGCGCCGTGTCCGCGCGGCGCTGCCGGAGATCCACACCCTGCAGCCGGGAGTGGAGATCACGGCGCTGGCCGAGGTCCTGGCGTTCGTGGACCGGGAGGCGGGTGCCTGA
- the hisIE gene encoding bifunctional phosphoribosyl-AMP cyclohydrolase/phosphoribosyl-ATP diphosphatase HisIE — translation MAQVVYGPDGLVPVVAQDRRSGQVLMVAHMTPEALRRTLAEGQAWYWSRSRQTLWRKGEQSGHTQTVREVRLDCDGDALLLLVDQEGPACHTGRGSCFFRDAAGRELPAPAFARDVLDELVEVVRSRRLSAPAGSYTAALFAAGRAAIGAKVREEAEELDRAARDEGERRVLEEAADLLYHTLVLLVERGLSLDDVRRELARRRGR, via the coding sequence ATGGCGCAGGTGGTATACGGGCCCGACGGGCTGGTCCCTGTAGTGGCGCAGGATCGCCGCAGCGGGCAGGTGCTCATGGTCGCCCACATGACCCCTGAGGCTCTACGGCGCACCCTGGCCGAGGGGCAGGCCTGGTACTGGAGCCGCTCGCGGCAGACGCTGTGGCGCAAAGGGGAGCAGTCCGGGCACACCCAGACGGTGCGTGAGGTGCGCCTGGACTGCGACGGGGACGCCCTGCTACTTCTGGTTGACCAGGAAGGCCCCGCCTGCCACACGGGGCGAGGGAGCTGCTTCTTCCGGGATGCGGCAGGGAGGGAGCTGCCGGCCCCCGCCTTTGCCCGCGACGTCCTCGACGAGCTGGTAGAAGTTGTGCGCTCGCGCCGCCTCAGCGCGCCCGCAGGGTCGTACACCGCCGCGCTCTTCGCTGCAGGCCGCGCGGCCATCGGTGCCAAGGTCAGGGAGGAAGCGGAGGAGCTGGACCGGGCGGCGCGCGATGAGGGCGAGCGCCGCGTTCTGGAGGAGGCCGCCGACCTGCTCTACCATACCCTCGTCCTCCTGGTGGAGCGAGGTCTCAGCCTGGACGACGTCCGCCGGGAGCTGGCGCGGCGCCGTGGCCGTTAA
- the hisF gene encoding imidazole glycerol phosphate synthase subunit HisF yields the protein MLTRRIIPCLDMQGGRVVKGVRFANLRDAGDPAALAAFYSAEGADEIVFLDIAASVEERGTLEAAVRATAEQVNIPLTVGGGVRAVEDVRRLLLAGADKVAVNTAAVRQPELVSAAAERFGSQCVVVAIDAKQVAEGRWEVYTHGGRRPSGTDAVEWAHRAAALGAGEILLTSIDRDGTRDGFDVALTRAVVEAVTVPVIASGGAGSVAHLYQVLTAGGADAALAASIFHDGDLRIGQVKRALAAWGVPVRL from the coding sequence ATGCTGACCCGGCGTATCATCCCCTGCCTGGACATGCAGGGCGGCCGCGTGGTCAAAGGGGTTCGCTTCGCCAACCTGCGGGACGCCGGGGACCCCGCGGCCCTGGCGGCGTTCTACAGCGCGGAGGGCGCCGACGAGATCGTCTTCCTGGACATTGCAGCGTCGGTGGAGGAGCGGGGGACGCTGGAGGCAGCCGTCCGCGCCACCGCCGAGCAGGTGAACATCCCTCTCACTGTGGGCGGCGGCGTGCGCGCCGTGGAGGACGTGCGCCGGCTGCTGCTGGCGGGAGCTGACAAGGTGGCGGTAAACACCGCGGCCGTGCGCCAGCCGGAGCTGGTCAGCGCCGCCGCGGAGCGGTTCGGCAGCCAGTGCGTCGTGGTGGCCATCGACGCCAAACAGGTCGCCGAGGGGCGCTGGGAGGTCTACACGCACGGGGGACGGCGTCCCAGCGGGACAGACGCCGTGGAGTGGGCGCACCGCGCCGCGGCGCTGGGTGCCGGCGAGATCCTGCTGACCAGCATCGACCGCGACGGCACCCGCGACGGCTTCGACGTGGCGTTGACGCGCGCGGTGGTCGAGGCCGTCACCGTGCCGGTGATCGCCTCGGGAGGTGCGGGGTCGGTCGCGCACCTCTACCAGGTGCTCACCGCCGGAGGGGCCGATGCGGCCCTGGCCGCGTCTATATTCCACGACGGCGACCTGCGCATCGGCCAGGTGAAGCGCGCCCTGGCTGCGTGGGGGGTGCCAGTGCGCCTGTGA
- a CDS encoding 1-(5-phosphoribosyl)-5-[(5-phosphoribosylamino)methylideneamino] imidazole-4-carboxamide isomerase, whose protein sequence is MTVIPAIDLRGGRCVRLIRGDPRRERRYDQDPAEAALRWIRAGARWLHVVDLDGAFAGRPVQLQLVAAIARLAAGAGVQVQAGGGLRTEDDIDAALDAGASRVVIGTAAEALPDQVLRRYGERLAVAVDARAGGLAVRGWRRVRRTDPLTVARRLAARGVRRFVYTATARDGTLAGPDLAGLRRFLAAVSPLPVIAAGGVARVEDLDALRALGVEGVIVGRALYEGRLDPGLLAAGMSAVGTTAAGAPPTPAATSPPDRGAAGTC, encoded by the coding sequence GTGACGGTCATTCCGGCCATCGACCTGCGAGGCGGGCGCTGCGTCCGGCTGATCCGGGGGGACCCCCGGCGGGAACGCCGCTACGACCAGGACCCCGCGGAGGCGGCGTTGCGCTGGATCCGTGCGGGCGCGCGCTGGCTGCATGTGGTCGACCTGGACGGGGCCTTCGCCGGGCGCCCGGTGCAGCTCCAGCTCGTCGCCGCCATCGCCCGCCTCGCCGCCGGGGCAGGTGTGCAGGTGCAGGCCGGGGGAGGGTTGCGTACCGAGGATGACATCGATGCGGCGCTGGATGCGGGCGCAAGCCGCGTGGTCATCGGAACCGCCGCTGAGGCCCTTCCCGACCAGGTGCTGCGCCGCTACGGGGAGCGGCTGGCGGTGGCGGTAGACGCCCGTGCCGGGGGCCTCGCGGTGCGGGGCTGGCGGAGGGTGCGCCGGACCGATCCCCTGACCGTCGCCCGACGCCTGGCCGCGCGGGGGGTGCGGCGATTTGTTTACACGGCCACCGCGCGCGACGGCACGCTGGCCGGGCCGGACCTGGCCGGGCTGCGCCGCTTCCTGGCTGCGGTTTCCCCGCTACCGGTGATCGCCGCCGGAGGTGTGGCGCGGGTGGAAGATCTGGACGCGCTGCGGGCGCTGGGGGTGGAAGGGGTGATCGTCGGCCGGGCGCTGTACGAGGGAAGGCTCGATCCCGGTCTGCTGGCGGCCGGGATGTCGGCGGTCGGGACCACCGCGGCCGGAGCGCCTCCCACGCCTGCGGCCACCTCCCCGCCCGACCGGGGAGCTGCGGGCACATGCTGA
- the hisH gene encoding imidazole glycerol phosphate synthase subunit HisH translates to MPAGPGGPPRLAVVDYDAGNLLSLTRALQRAGAEPVVVRAPDPRPWEGIVLPGVGHFGAAMARLEAKGLAAWVRDQVQRGTPLVGICLGMHLLFQRGEEGGGAAGLGVLPGEVRRLPPRVKVPHMGWNQLRIHRPGAALTGLADGVYAYFVHSFVVEPADPALVTASTICGVEFPAVVEQDNLIGLQFHPEKSAEAGAVILNNLVRWIAARGAPGVRGGLPW, encoded by the coding sequence GTGCCTGCCGGCCCGGGCGGGCCACCCCGCCTGGCGGTGGTAGACTACGACGCAGGCAACCTGCTGAGCCTGACCAGGGCCCTGCAGCGCGCCGGCGCCGAGCCCGTGGTCGTGCGCGCGCCCGATCCTCGGCCCTGGGAGGGGATCGTCCTGCCCGGCGTCGGGCACTTTGGCGCCGCCATGGCGCGGCTGGAGGCTAAGGGGCTTGCGGCGTGGGTCCGTGACCAGGTCCAGCGGGGCACTCCACTTGTTGGGATCTGTCTGGGGATGCACCTGCTCTTCCAGCGCGGTGAGGAAGGCGGAGGCGCCGCCGGGCTGGGGGTGCTCCCGGGCGAGGTGCGCCGGCTGCCTCCCCGAGTTAAGGTCCCGCACATGGGCTGGAACCAGCTGCGCATCCACCGGCCCGGCGCGGCCCTGACCGGCCTGGCGGACGGAGTGTACGCCTACTTCGTCCACAGCTTTGTAGTCGAGCCGGCCGACCCCGCTCTGGTCACCGCCTCAACCATCTGCGGGGTAGAGTTCCCCGCGGTAGTCGAGCAGGACAACCTGATCGGCCTGCAGTTCCACCCGGAGAAGAGCGCAGAGGCCGGCGCGGTCATCCTGAACAACCTGGTGCGCTGGATAGCCGCACGAGGCGCACCTGGAGTCCGCGGAGGTCTCCCCTGGTGA
- the hisB gene encoding imidazoleglycerol-phosphate dehydratase HisB — MSTPRGSQKAGSPPRVGTVQRQTAETEVRVALALDGVGRVQVATGIPFFDHMLHQLGHHGRFDLEVRARGDLAVDPHHTVEDVGIVLGQALRAALGEGRGIARFAALHVPMDEALVLAAVDVSGRPYLHYALAPAPAVLGGFATDLGAEFFRAFVTHGGLTLHLVQVHGSSAHHLLEAAFKGTGVVLYQATRVVGQAAPSTKGIL, encoded by the coding sequence ATGAGTACCCCCAGGGGATCGCAGAAGGCTGGAAGCCCCCCGCGCGTGGGGACGGTGCAGAGACAGACCGCCGAGACGGAGGTGCGCGTCGCCCTGGCCCTGGACGGTGTCGGGCGGGTCCAGGTGGCCACCGGCATCCCCTTCTTCGACCACATGCTGCACCAGCTCGGCCACCATGGCCGCTTCGACCTCGAGGTGCGGGCGCGGGGAGACCTGGCCGTGGACCCGCACCACACCGTGGAGGACGTGGGCATCGTCCTGGGGCAGGCGCTGCGCGCGGCGCTGGGCGAGGGACGCGGGATCGCCCGCTTTGCCGCTTTGCACGTACCCATGGACGAGGCGCTGGTCCTGGCGGCCGTAGACGTCAGCGGGCGGCCCTACCTGCACTACGCTCTGGCACCTGCCCCCGCCGTCCTGGGCGGCTTCGCCACCGACCTGGGTGCAGAGTTCTTCCGCGCGTTTGTCACCCACGGTGGGTTGACGCTCCACCTGGTCCAGGTGCACGGCAGCAGCGCCCACCACCTCCTGGAGGCCGCCTTCAAGGGGACCGGCGTCGTCCTGTACCAGGCCACGCGGGTGGTGGGCCAGGCCGCGCCGTCCACCAAGGGGATCCTGTGA
- the hisC gene encoding histidinol-phosphate transaminase — MMGGETPGTGSLRAAGAARVSPRPELAALPGYDVPRDAPVRLNQNESPLDWPADLKAEVLRRVAQAGWNRYPAAQADVLRQALAGAYGLSPEMVALTNGSDEALLALVEAFATGRAVVLPVPTYSLAEPLAVAGGARVVPVLLRADFSLDAASVIRASREVDAGLVLLVSPNNPTGNVFAPLEVEAVAREAACLVVVDEAYADFAAGSWLSSLREYASLAVARTFSKAFAFAGGRVGWIAAASEVVAAVRTVLPPYNLNIFAQEAALVALEHREFFRAQAAAQVAERERLRAAMATLDGVTVFPSQTNFLLFSAAGFPAGTLFDRLLARGVLVRDVSSAPLLAGCLRVTVGTAEENARFLEALHQSLADGPPSGSEDRP; from the coding sequence ATGATGGGTGGGGAGACGCCAGGGACGGGGAGCCTTCGGGCAGCCGGTGCCGCCAGGGTCTCTCCGCGCCCGGAGCTGGCAGCGTTGCCCGGGTACGATGTGCCGCGGGACGCGCCGGTACGGCTAAACCAGAATGAGAGCCCCCTGGACTGGCCCGCCGACCTGAAGGCGGAGGTGCTGCGTCGCGTGGCCCAGGCTGGGTGGAACCGCTACCCGGCGGCCCAGGCAGACGTCCTGCGCCAGGCCCTGGCCGGTGCCTACGGCCTGTCCCCGGAGATGGTCGCTCTGACCAACGGCAGCGATGAGGCCCTCCTGGCGCTGGTGGAGGCATTCGCCACCGGGCGAGCGGTAGTGCTGCCGGTCCCCACGTACTCCCTGGCGGAGCCCCTGGCTGTCGCCGGCGGGGCCCGGGTGGTGCCGGTCCTCCTCCGCGCGGACTTCAGCCTGGACGCCGCTTCCGTTATCCGCGCCTCCCGCGAGGTCGATGCAGGGCTTGTCCTCCTTGTGTCCCCCAACAATCCCACGGGCAACGTTTTCGCTCCTCTGGAGGTGGAGGCGGTGGCGAGGGAAGCCGCCTGCCTGGTGGTGGTGGACGAAGCCTACGCCGATTTCGCGGCGGGGAGCTGGCTGTCGAGCCTCCGGGAGTATGCGTCCCTGGCCGTGGCGCGCACCTTCTCCAAAGCCTTTGCCTTTGCCGGCGGCCGCGTCGGCTGGATTGCGGCTGCATCCGAGGTGGTCGCCGCGGTGCGCACCGTCCTGCCACCTTACAACCTCAACATCTTCGCCCAGGAGGCGGCGCTGGTGGCCCTGGAGCACCGCGAGTTCTTCCGGGCCCAGGCCGCAGCGCAGGTCGCTGAGCGGGAGCGGCTGCGTGCGGCTATGGCCACACTGGACGGGGTAACGGTCTTCCCCTCGCAGACGAACTTCCTCCTGTTCAGCGCAGCGGGCTTCCCGGCCGGCACCCTCTTTGACCGCCTCCTCGCCCGGGGCGTGCTGGTGCGCGATGTTTCCAGCGCGCCGCTGCTGGCTGGCTGCCTGCGGGTCACGGTGGGGACGGCCGAGGAGAACGCGCGCTTCCTGGAGGCGCTGCACCAGAGCCTGGCCGACGGACCGCCTTCCGGCTCGGAGGATCGGCCATGA
- the hisD gene encoding histidinol dehydrogenase, which produces MTLDILPLSSTAPERLQALVRRATLAVDGAALESARRTLAEVRERGDAALLEYTRRWDGVALSPELLLVSQDEVAEAQRAVGPAVREALQTMIARTLAFNERLLPHSWEASLANGVTAGVRVGPVAAAGVYVPSGKGRFPSIAVTLLAPAVVAGVPELNLLLPPQPDGSVDPAVLVVCDLLGVRRIFRCNGVAGVAALAVGTETIPPVPLIAGPGNPHIVAVQLAAQALGVRVPAILGPTEAMILADEGADPRRLALDLCCEAEHGPDSAAVLVTTSRDLAEAVVAEAEAVLQQLPEQRRKFAAAALRSHGAVVLAGSMDEAVAFVNRYAPEHLQLATRNPLGTLADIRYAGEVLLGQETPFSAATYAMGLPAALPTGGAARCAGGITVLSFLKVTSTGRLDPAALAAVLPVVETLGTYETFPAHVRAVRDRVVEER; this is translated from the coding sequence ATGACCCTGGACATCCTCCCTCTCTCGTCCACCGCGCCCGAGCGCCTACAGGCGCTGGTGCGGCGTGCCACCCTGGCTGTGGACGGGGCTGCGCTGGAGAGCGCCCGCCGCACCCTGGCCGAGGTACGCGAGCGGGGCGATGCGGCCCTGCTGGAGTACACGCGCCGCTGGGACGGTGTCGCGCTCAGCCCGGAACTGCTGCTCGTTTCGCAGGACGAGGTGGCGGAGGCCCAGCGGGCGGTGGGCCCGGCGGTGCGCGAGGCGCTGCAGACCATGATCGCCCGCACGCTGGCCTTCAACGAGCGACTCCTCCCCCACTCCTGGGAGGCCTCGCTGGCCAACGGCGTGACCGCGGGGGTGCGGGTGGGCCCCGTGGCCGCGGCCGGAGTTTATGTGCCCTCGGGCAAGGGTCGGTTTCCCTCCATCGCCGTCACCCTGCTGGCTCCCGCCGTAGTGGCCGGTGTCCCCGAGCTCAACCTGCTGCTGCCTCCACAGCCCGACGGCTCGGTGGACCCGGCCGTCCTCGTCGTGTGCGATCTGCTGGGCGTGCGGCGCATCTTCCGCTGCAACGGCGTCGCTGGCGTGGCCGCCCTGGCGGTGGGGACGGAGACCATCCCCCCGGTGCCGCTGATCGCCGGACCTGGGAACCCACACATCGTCGCCGTTCAGCTGGCAGCGCAGGCCCTGGGGGTGCGCGTGCCCGCCATCCTGGGACCGACCGAAGCCATGATCCTGGCCGACGAGGGAGCCGATCCGCGGCGCCTGGCGCTGGACCTGTGCTGTGAGGCCGAGCACGGTCCCGACTCCGCTGCGGTGCTGGTGACCACCAGCCGGGATCTGGCGGAGGCGGTGGTGGCGGAGGCGGAAGCCGTGCTGCAGCAGCTTCCCGAGCAGCGGCGCAAGTTCGCCGCCGCCGCACTGCGCAGCCACGGCGCCGTGGTGCTGGCCGGGTCCATGGATGAGGCTGTCGCCTTCGTCAACCGCTATGCGCCCGAGCACCTGCAGCTGGCCACGCGCAACCCCCTGGGTACCCTGGCCGACATCCGCTACGCCGGCGAGGTGCTGCTGGGCCAGGAGACGCCGTTCTCCGCGGCCACCTACGCCATGGGGTTGCCGGCAGCGCTGCCCACCGGCGGGGCCGCCAGATGCGCGGGGGGCATCACGGTGCTGAGTTTCCTGAAGGTCACCTCGACAGGGCGCCTCGACCCGGCTGCCCTGGCCGCAGTCCTGCCCGTGGTTGAGACGCTGGGCACCTACGAGACCTTCCCGGCGCACGTGCGGGCGGTACGGGATCGGGTGGTAGAAGAGCGATGA
- the hisG gene encoding ATP phosphoribosyltransferase encodes MRDEPRKAPGSGGTAEADLLTVAVPTGRLFAESVSLLRRAGVLGAAPEASNPSQERSLLLPAAEGLILAVKPADIPVYVEHGAADAGIVGRDVLLEQGGDVYELVDLGFGSCRGVVAVRKGEEDDWPPVRTVRVATKYPRIAARYWKRRGWPAEIIALNGAVELAPRVGLADAVLDVVVTGRTLRDNLLVEVAEVFRSTARLVVNRASLRMKSRMVQRLIAALEGLKT; translated from the coding sequence GTGCGGGATGAGCCGCGAAAGGCGCCAGGCTCCGGCGGGACCGCGGAGGCCGACCTCCTGACCGTCGCGGTGCCCACGGGACGCCTCTTCGCCGAATCGGTCTCCCTCCTGCGGCGGGCGGGTGTGCTCGGGGCTGCGCCGGAGGCCAGTAACCCGTCGCAGGAGCGCAGCCTGCTGCTTCCGGCCGCAGAGGGGCTGATCCTGGCAGTGAAGCCGGCGGACATCCCGGTCTACGTTGAGCACGGAGCGGCAGACGCCGGGATAGTGGGACGCGACGTCCTGCTGGAGCAGGGCGGCGACGTCTACGAGCTGGTGGATCTGGGCTTCGGCTCCTGCCGCGGGGTCGTCGCCGTGCGGAAGGGAGAGGAGGACGACTGGCCGCCCGTGCGGACGGTGCGCGTGGCTACCAAGTATCCTCGCATCGCCGCCCGCTACTGGAAGCGGCGGGGCTGGCCGGCGGAGATCATCGCCCTGAACGGAGCGGTGGAGCTCGCCCCGCGCGTGGGGCTAGCCGACGCCGTTCTGGACGTGGTGGTCACGGGCCGCACGCTGCGGGACAACCTGCTGGTGGAGGTGGCAGAGGTCTTCCGTTCCACAGCCCGACTGGTGGTGAATCGGGCGAGCCTGCGGATGAAGTCAAGGATGGTTCAGCGGCTGATCGCGGCGCTGGAAGGCCTGAAGACATGA